A window from Ignavibacteriota bacterium encodes these proteins:
- a CDS encoding DUF4292 domain-containing protein, with amino-acid sequence MTNKKNFILYILLIVSIISCVPSKPTYEEEILTADRLIKKLEANRRKIKTFQGYGIINVESEELEAKATFEVYLKKPDSLKFIIYGPFGIDLAQALITSSEFEFYDEMKNVLYRGRNDNTILNKIFHIDLSFSELFDAFAGAVNLTDKLRIEPDIYKLTDEEYHLTYLDTLNNKQSLYQIQIGNLAINNFKLFKNKKTLLFDGEYKDFEIFDNVAIPSTVIIQNKVNNQKVTIDYRNISVNEDLGNLQLELPKNVSVKIW; translated from the coding sequence GTGACAAACAAGAAAAATTTTATCCTTTACATTTTGCTTATTGTTTCAATTATTAGTTGTGTCCCAAGTAAACCAACTTATGAAGAAGAAATTTTAACAGCAGATAGATTAATAAAAAAGTTAGAAGCGAACAGAAGAAAAATTAAAACGTTTCAAGGTTACGGAATTATTAATGTTGAATCTGAAGAACTTGAAGCAAAAGCAACTTTTGAAGTTTATCTTAAAAAACCCGATTCGCTGAAATTTATAATTTACGGTCCGTTTGGGATTGATCTTGCGCAAGCATTAATAACTTCATCTGAATTTGAATTTTATGACGAGATGAAAAATGTTTTGTACAGAGGTAGAAATGATAATACAATTCTTAATAAAATTTTTCATATTGATTTGAGCTTTAGTGAATTATTTGATGCTTTTGCCGGAGCTGTTAATCTAACAGATAAATTAAGAATTGAACCTGATATTTATAAACTTACGGATGAAGAATATCATTTAACTTACTTGGATACTTTAAATAACAAGCAAAGTTTGTATCAAATACAAATTGGGAATCTCGCAATAAATAATTTTAAACTTTTTAAGAATAAGAAAACATTATTGTTTGATGGTGAATACAAAGATTTTGAAATATTTGATAATGTTGCAATTCCATCAACAGTAATAATTCAGAATAAAGTTAATAACCAAAAAGTTACAATTGATTACCGAAATATTTCCGTAAATGAAGATTTAGGTAATCTTCAACTTGAATTACCAAAAAATGTTAGCGTAAAAATATGGTAA
- the glf gene encoding UDP-galactopyranose mutase, which produces MKYDYLIVGAGFAGSVFAERIASQLNKKVLIVEKRNHIGGNAYDEFDEHGILVHKYGPHIFHTNSKKVFDYLSQFTEWRFYEHRVLAKLNDELYPIPINRTTINKLYNKKFTTDEEVAEFYNSVKEKRYPIKNSEDIIVNQVGIDLYEKFFKFYTKKQWNLDPAELSPTVCGRIPVRTNDDDRYFTDKYQFMPKDGYTKMFEKMLDNKNIEILLNTDYKKIVNEIDFIKMIYTGPIDYFFDYKFGKLPYRSIKFEWENFNKEKFQDAAVVNHVDKSEDFTRVSEYKYLTGQEKSTTTISKEFAQVNGEPYYPIPTNQNEELYKKYKTEAEKIENVFFCGRLAEYKYYNMDQVVANCFLEYEKIV; this is translated from the coding sequence ATGAAATATGATTATTTAATTGTAGGAGCTGGATTTGCCGGAAGTGTTTTTGCAGAAAGAATTGCAAGTCAATTAAATAAAAAAGTTTTAATTGTAGAAAAAAGAAATCACATTGGCGGAAATGCTTATGATGAATTTGATGAACATGGCATTTTAGTCCATAAATACGGTCCGCATATTTTCCACACAAATAGTAAAAAAGTTTTTGATTACCTTTCTCAATTTACGGAATGGAGATTTTACGAACACAGAGTTTTAGCAAAATTAAATGATGAACTTTATCCAATTCCGATAAACAGAACGACAATAAATAAATTATATAATAAAAAATTTACGACTGATGAAGAAGTTGCAGAGTTTTATAATTCGGTTAAAGAAAAAAGATATCCAATAAAAAATTCAGAGGATATAATTGTCAATCAAGTAGGTATTGATTTATACGAAAAGTTCTTTAAATTTTACACAAAGAAACAATGGAATTTGGATCCGGCGGAATTATCACCAACAGTTTGCGGAAGAATTCCGGTAAGAACAAATGATGATGATAGATATTTTACAGACAAATATCAATTTATGCCCAAAGATGGATATACTAAAATGTTTGAAAAAATGTTAGATAATAAGAATATTGAGATTTTACTAAATACAGATTATAAGAAAATTGTAAATGAAATTGATTTTATTAAAATGATATACACCGGACCAATAGATTATTTTTTTGATTATAAATTTGGGAAATTACCGTATCGTTCCATTAAATTTGAGTGGGAGAATTTTAATAAGGAAAAGTTTCAAGATGCTGCAGTTGTAAATCATGTTGATAAAAGCGAGGATTTTACAAGAGTTAGTGAATATAAATATTTAACTGGACAAGAAAAATCTACTACAACAATTAGTAAAGAATTTGCTCAAGTAAATGGAGAACCTTATTATCCAATTCCCACAAATCAAAATGAAGAATTATATAAAAAATATAAAACTGAAGCAGAAAAAATTGAAAATGTATTTTTCTGTGGAAGATTAGCTGAGTATAAATATTATAATATGGATCAGGTGGTTGCCAACTGTTTTTTGGAATACGAGAAAATTGTATGA
- the rsgA gene encoding ribosome small subunit-dependent GTPase A has translation MVKIESKDYYVQISDNEFLRCSLRGKFKKEFNLKKDKLLTLDFASLGDWVEASKISDGIGVIESIYERKNYLSRKAGKLRGSLKRGKRLEQIIASNIDQLYIVSSITFPDFNNRFIDRVIVAAESANIDFTIIINKIDLDINNFSKHWEQFYKSIGYSVLRVSAKNGESIQELKENLLGKVNLFWGQSGVGKSSILNSMFPHLDFRVGEVSNYSQKGIHTTVTGEFKKVSENTFIVDTPGIREIDPYGIKKEDLSHYFLEFKPFLHNCKFSTCNHDHEPDCAIIEAVEKDLISLERYQSYLNILNTIEDDMFY, from the coding sequence ATTGTTAAAATAGAAAGTAAAGATTACTATGTACAAATTTCTGATAACGAATTTTTAAGATGTTCTTTACGCGGAAAATTTAAAAAGGAATTTAATTTAAAAAAAGATAAACTTCTAACACTTGATTTTGCCTCACTTGGTGATTGGGTTGAAGCAAGTAAAATTTCTGATGGAATTGGAGTAATTGAATCAATTTATGAAAGAAAAAATTATTTATCGCGTAAAGCCGGAAAACTAAGAGGATCATTAAAAAGAGGAAAAAGATTAGAGCAAATAATAGCTTCAAATATTGATCAACTTTACATTGTTTCAAGCATAACTTTTCCGGATTTTAATAATAGATTTATTGATAGAGTAATTGTTGCCGCAGAAAGTGCAAATATTGATTTTACGATAATTATTAATAAAATAGATTTAGATATTAATAATTTCTCTAAACACTGGGAACAATTTTATAAATCAATTGGTTATAGCGTTTTAAGAGTAAGTGCAAAAAACGGTGAATCAATTCAGGAATTAAAAGAAAATCTATTAGGAAAAGTTAATTTATTTTGGGGACAATCCGGAGTTGGAAAATCTTCAATATTAAATTCTATGTTTCCGCATTTGGATTTTCGTGTTGGTGAAGTTAGCAATTATTCACAAAAGGGAATTCATACAACCGTAACCGGCGAATTCAAAAAAGTTTCTGAAAATACTTTTATTGTTGATACTCCGGGAATTAGAGAAATAGATCCGTATGGAATAAAGAAAGAAGATTTATCACATTACTTTTTGGAGTTTAAACCTTTTTTGCATAACTGTAAATTTAGCACTTGTAATCATGATCATGAACCGGATTGTGCAATAATTGAAGCTGTTGAGAAAGATTTGATTTCTTTGGAAAGGTATCAGAGTTATTTAAACATTCTCAACACAATAGAAGATGATATGTTTTATTAA
- a CDS encoding flippase produces the protein MNINDFIKIFIQKNKTLLRNFSSLTALQISQYIFPIITFPYLVRVLGPEGYGLVSFANAFIGYFTVITDYGFHLSATKDISIIRKSNPEKLEEIFNSVLGVKLLLFLLSILMIIPILLFIPKFNFHAMIYFVSFLAVFGTTIFPIWFYQGIEEMGYITNISIAVKVLWVISIFLFVNSKDDIIILVTLNAISSIVTGIIGLWIAKIKFNLKFKIPSIEQIKYQLTDSWHYFISNVSISLYTISNIFILGIFTNDTIVGYFSAADKIRYAVQNVTSTAGRTIFPHLSSEFLRSLEAGFSFIRKYIFSMGTIVLVLSILLFVFSEQIVILVLGIEYLKSVIVLKVLSFLPFIIFASNVAGIQTMIHLGYKKEFANIIIVAGVFNIILSFIIVPIYFEFGSAVAVVITELVVTTKMLSFLKRKNINVFKKATSEL, from the coding sequence ATGAATATTAATGATTTTATCAAAATATTTATTCAAAAAAATAAAACTTTATTAAGAAATTTTTCTTCCTTAACGGCTCTTCAAATTTCGCAATATATTTTCCCGATTATTACATTTCCTTATTTAGTTAGAGTTTTAGGTCCCGAAGGTTACGGACTTGTATCATTTGCAAATGCATTTATAGGATACTTTACTGTAATTACAGATTATGGTTTTCATCTTTCAGCAACTAAAGATATTTCTATAATAAGAAAAAGTAATCCAGAAAAACTTGAGGAAATTTTTAATTCGGTTCTTGGTGTAAAACTTTTGCTTTTTCTTCTAAGCATTTTGATGATTATTCCGATTCTATTATTTATCCCAAAATTTAATTTCCATGCAATGATTTATTTTGTGTCGTTTCTTGCTGTATTTGGAACAACAATTTTTCCCATTTGGTTTTATCAAGGAATTGAAGAAATGGGATACATTACAAATATCAGCATTGCAGTTAAAGTACTTTGGGTAATATCAATTTTTCTATTTGTGAATTCAAAGGATGATATTATAATTCTTGTAACATTGAATGCAATCAGTTCAATAGTAACTGGAATTATTGGTTTATGGATTGCAAAAATAAAATTTAATTTAAAATTTAAAATCCCTTCAATTGAGCAAATTAAATATCAGCTTACGGATAGCTGGCATTATTTTATTTCTAATGTATCAATAAGTTTATATACAATTTCAAATATTTTTATACTTGGAATTTTTACAAACGATACAATTGTAGGATATTTTTCTGCTGCGGATAAAATTAGATATGCGGTGCAAAATGTTACATCAACAGCAGGAAGAACAATTTTTCCACATTTATCATCAGAATTTCTTAGATCATTAGAAGCCGGATTTAGTTTTATTCGAAAGTATATTTTTTCCATGGGAACTATCGTTTTAGTTTTAAGCATTTTACTATTTGTTTTTTCGGAACAAATTGTAATTTTAGTTTTGGGCATTGAATATCTAAAATCAGTAATAGTACTTAAGGTTTTATCATTTTTACCATTTATAATTTTTGCAAGTAACGTTGCCGGAATTCAAACAATGATTCACCTTGGCTACAAAAAAGAATTTGCAAACATTATAATTGTTGCGGGAGTTTTTAATATCATTTTATCATTTATAATTGTTCCAATTTATTTTGAATTTGGAAGCGCCGTAGCAGTTGTAATTACCGAATTAGTTGTAACTACAAAAATGTTAAGTTTTCTAAAACGAAAAAATATTAATGTTTTTAAGAAAGCAACTTCTGAGTTATGA
- a CDS encoding WecB/TagA/CpsF family glycosyltransferase, whose protein sequence is MLFKLETISEDIVGKKLFKIKKNDFPFVIQYLDFNVANYFYEKNIDMNYLNNLFLYPDSAALYFYIKLFVNRKFKKIISTDFQENILKEINKKNVNVYLFGDKESILYNAIKSIKKKYFNINIVGFCNGYNFSSSELINEINDLNVDLLFVGLGVGRQEKWILENYKELKVKIVISVGGWFQYLAENKKRAPRLIRKLNLEWLHKLIFEFPRVWKRYLIGVPLFYFRIITKKIVINLVEK, encoded by the coding sequence ATGCTGTTTAAACTTGAAACAATTAGCGAGGATATAGTTGGAAAAAAACTATTTAAAATAAAAAAGAACGATTTCCCATTTGTCATTCAGTACTTAGATTTTAACGTTGCTAATTATTTTTATGAAAAAAATATAGATATGAATTACTTGAATAATTTATTTTTATATCCAGACTCAGCAGCTCTATATTTTTATATAAAATTATTCGTAAATAGAAAATTTAAGAAAATAATTAGCACAGACTTTCAAGAAAATATTTTAAAAGAAATTAATAAAAAGAATGTAAATGTTTATTTATTTGGAGACAAAGAATCTATATTGTATAATGCCATTAAATCTATTAAAAAAAAATATTTTAATATAAATATAGTTGGCTTTTGCAATGGATACAATTTTAGTTCAAGTGAGTTAATAAATGAAATAAACGATTTGAATGTGGATCTATTATTTGTTGGGTTAGGTGTTGGAAGACAAGAGAAATGGATATTAGAAAATTATAAGGAATTGAAAGTAAAAATTGTAATTAGTGTTGGCGGATGGTTTCAATATTTAGCTGAAAATAAAAAACGAGCACCTCGGTTGATTAGGAAATTAAATTTAGAATGGTTGCACAAATTAATTTTTGAATTCCCGCGTGTATGGAAAAGATATTTGATAGGGGTTCCGTTATTTTATTTTAGAATAATTACAAAGAAAATTGTTATAAATTTGGTTGAAAAATGA
- a CDS encoding glycosyltransferase, with the protein MNETIAAVVVTHNRIKLLQECIEALRNQTRKLDEIIVVNNDSQDGTKEWLDELRDLTKIHQENLGGAGGFHNGMKLAYEKGYDWIWTMDDDCLPELNALENLLTTEFKTNVILNSVVIAKTNPQQLNFGLEDYKNKKFFKTISEIKDTNIIYGANFFNGTLIHKDVIIKIGFPNSLFFIYGDEYEYYLRIKNSNIPILTILSSCVRHTAQVHRYIGRGKFFFRLNEFNKLSVKYVPRNLFVICQLFKEYTFRRLIKTYIFDLLGIILIQKRIYLAIYYIISIFNGIFLLKKIKQTEKV; encoded by the coding sequence ATGAATGAAACTATAGCGGCTGTTGTTGTAACACATAACCGAATAAAACTTCTTCAAGAATGCATTGAAGCTTTAAGAAATCAAACCAGAAAATTAGATGAAATAATTGTCGTAAATAATGATAGCCAGGATGGCACAAAAGAATGGTTGGATGAACTAAGAGATTTAACAAAAATTCATCAAGAAAATTTAGGCGGTGCAGGAGGTTTTCATAATGGAATGAAACTAGCTTATGAAAAAGGTTATGACTGGATTTGGACTATGGATGATGATTGCTTGCCGGAATTAAATGCTCTTGAAAATTTATTAACAACTGAATTTAAAACTAATGTTATTCTTAATTCAGTTGTTATTGCGAAAACAAATCCTCAACAACTCAATTTTGGTTTGGAAGATTATAAAAATAAAAAATTCTTCAAGACTATTTCAGAAATAAAAGACACAAATATTATTTATGGTGCTAATTTTTTTAATGGTACTTTAATTCATAAAGATGTAATCATAAAAATTGGTTTTCCAAATAGTCTATTTTTTATCTATGGAGATGAATATGAATATTACCTTCGAATTAAAAATTCAAATATTCCAATTTTAACTATTTTATCGTCGTGTGTTAGACATACTGCACAAGTGCATAGATATATCGGGAGAGGAAAATTTTTTTTTAGGTTAAACGAATTTAATAAATTGAGTGTAAAATATGTGCCAAGAAATCTTTTTGTTATTTGTCAATTATTTAAAGAGTACACTTTTAGAAGATTAATAAAAACCTATATATTTGATTTATTAGGCATTATTTTAATTCAAAAAAGAATTTATCTTGCAATTTACTACATTATTTCAATTTTCAATGGAATTTTTCTTTTAAAAAAAATTAAACAAACTGAAAAAGTCTAG
- a CDS encoding tetratricopeptide repeat protein, translated as MIKYIYFLLVIFILSCSSHVEKEELKKEIVQNKTSNADKETAAQLFIDASMMDIEGKYAEAILDYQEALRLDPSAGIYYALGKDFLRLSKIPQALLNTKKAVELESQNVEYLTLLGTIYSFSRNIDSAKAVFEKIVVLDPQDVNARFNLAQLNEANQPLKSLELYKEILAITGPEWNVLLKIAELNDRLGQTDQTVKTVEELLELNPSSLELQKMLAESYIKTNQYEKALSTVNNSLEIFPDDINLIELKGNAYVKMKEWDKGSEEYKKILTKPNIPFEIKMRIGAAFYAESLNDSSLLPIAFNVLEQIDKDTADWQINAFMGEICNKQKNDSLSQKFFRKAIELAPLNSDLRIRFGQILFENGEYSIAASEMEDAVKKFPNDFVINFILGLSLAQSSDHTGAIPYLKKAVEINPNDLNSTMSYSFSLHQAKQSDEALKYLERALRIDSKNIQALSLMGMIYENRDMFQKSDSIYDKTISIDSTDILTLNNFAYSLAERGVQLEKALKMVKVAVEKDPENSSYLDTIGWVYFKMNKFEDAKYYIEKAIEFDNKNATLLDHLGDVYYKLENKEKAKVLWQDALKLDPKIENVEQKILQGLE; from the coding sequence TTGATAAAATACATTTATTTTTTACTGGTAATTTTCATCCTTTCTTGTTCATCCCACGTTGAAAAGGAAGAACTTAAAAAAGAAATTGTTCAAAACAAAACTTCTAATGCTGATAAAGAAACTGCTGCACAATTATTTATTGATGCCTCAATGATGGATATTGAAGGGAAATATGCAGAAGCAATTTTGGATTATCAAGAAGCATTAAGATTAGACCCAAGTGCTGGGATTTATTATGCTCTTGGAAAAGATTTTTTGCGTTTGAGTAAAATTCCTCAAGCGTTACTAAATACAAAAAAAGCTGTTGAGTTAGAGTCACAAAATGTTGAATATCTAACTTTGCTTGGAACTATTTATTCATTTAGCAGAAATATAGATTCCGCAAAAGCTGTTTTCGAAAAAATTGTTGTTTTAGATCCTCAAGATGTAAATGCAAGATTTAATTTAGCTCAACTTAATGAAGCAAACCAGCCACTAAAATCCTTGGAACTTTATAAAGAAATTTTAGCAATTACTGGTCCGGAATGGAATGTTTTATTAAAAATTGCTGAACTTAATGATAGACTTGGTCAAACTGATCAAACTGTAAAAACTGTTGAAGAACTTTTGGAACTTAATCCTTCAAGTTTAGAATTGCAGAAAATGCTTGCTGAATCATACATCAAAACAAATCAATATGAAAAAGCATTAAGTACAGTTAATAATTCTCTGGAAATATTTCCTGATGATATAAATCTAATTGAACTTAAAGGAAATGCATATGTAAAAATGAAAGAATGGGATAAAGGTTCGGAAGAGTATAAAAAGATTTTAACTAAACCAAATATTCCGTTCGAAATTAAAATGAGAATTGGAGCAGCATTTTATGCTGAAAGTTTAAATGATTCTTCACTTTTACCAATTGCGTTTAATGTTCTTGAACAAATTGATAAAGATACAGCCGATTGGCAAATTAATGCTTTTATGGGAGAAATTTGCAATAAGCAAAAAAATGATTCTTTGTCTCAAAAATTTTTTAGAAAAGCAATTGAACTAGCTCCATTAAACAGTGATTTAAGAATTAGGTTTGGACAAATTTTATTTGAAAATGGTGAATACTCAATAGCCGCAAGCGAAATGGAAGATGCTGTTAAAAAGTTTCCAAATGATTTTGTAATTAATTTTATTCTCGGATTATCTTTAGCACAAAGTTCGGATCATACCGGCGCAATTCCATATTTAAAGAAAGCTGTGGAAATAAATCCTAATGATTTGAATTCTACAATGTCATATAGTTTTTCTTTACATCAAGCAAAACAAAGTGATGAAGCGTTGAAATATTTGGAAAGAGCTTTGCGAATTGATTCAAAAAATATTCAAGCGCTAAGCTTAATGGGAATGATTTATGAAAATAGAGATATGTTTCAAAAAAGTGATAGTATTTATGACAAAACTATTTCTATAGATTCTACCGATATTTTAACTTTAAACAATTTTGCATATTCACTTGCAGAGCGTGGAGTTCAATTAGAAAAAGCATTGAAAATGGTAAAAGTTGCAGTTGAAAAAGATCCGGAAAATTCATCATATCTTGATACAATTGGGTGGGTTTATTTTAAGATGAATAAATTTGAAGATGCCAAATATTATATTGAAAAAGCAATTGAATTTGATAATAAAAATGCAACTTTACTTGATCATTTGGGAGATGTATATTACAAACTTGAAAATAAGGAAAAAGCAAAAGTACTTTGGCAAGATGCGCTTAAATTAGATCCCAAAATAGAAAACGTTGAACAAAAAATTTTACAAGGATTGGAGTGA
- a CDS encoding glycosyltransferase family 9 protein: protein MKLIHYIKNYTEIFVFQFLKFSLPKVKKHKNYLLLINTGYIGDLIVSSILLENPKIFKEYNKIIFLIKSQYLDLFTNYEGDIKFFGYNEKKYRFSILYKFKLLSLLRAEAFKTCIQLTAARGILNEEITHLSGAKELIALNSFWEYLGKHLGTYFDSKYTSIIAKKTLNEYQKHFELIEEFNHDKVEIAFNNGITFAENKLLKFNEQLNLSNYIVISPFSSQMNREWKSNYFKELIDYLKIDYQIVLIGSRNQKNKIERLITDKGNVFNLAGELNLNEIPSLLKYAKLFIGMDSGMTHLALKLNTPLISIIGGGEFGRFFPFKSTNKVKYLYNKMDCFLCHWECIKSEMFCLIEITPQIVINEVKKILLERHAV from the coding sequence TTGAAGCTGATTCACTACATAAAGAATTATACTGAAATATTTGTTTTTCAATTTCTTAAATTTTCTCTTCCAAAAGTTAAAAAGCACAAAAACTATTTATTACTAATAAATACAGGTTATATTGGAGATCTTATTGTATCGTCTATTTTACTGGAGAATCCTAAAATATTTAAGGAATATAATAAAATTATATTTCTTATTAAAAGTCAATATTTAGATTTATTTACTAATTATGAAGGGGATATTAAATTTTTTGGCTATAATGAAAAAAAATATCGTTTTTCTATTTTGTATAAATTCAAATTACTTTCCTTATTAAGAGCTGAAGCATTTAAAACATGTATTCAGCTCACAGCAGCAAGGGGAATTCTTAATGAGGAAATTACTCATTTATCTGGCGCTAAGGAACTTATTGCACTAAATTCATTTTGGGAATATCTTGGAAAACACTTAGGTACATATTTCGATAGTAAGTACACTTCAATTATTGCAAAAAAAACTTTAAACGAATATCAGAAACATTTTGAATTGATAGAGGAATTTAATCATGATAAAGTGGAAATAGCTTTTAATAATGGAATTACTTTTGCTGAAAATAAATTATTAAAATTTAACGAACAACTTAATTTGTCAAATTACATTGTAATATCACCATTTTCATCTCAAATGAATAGAGAATGGAAATCAAATTATTTTAAAGAATTAATTGATTATCTGAAAATTGATTATCAAATTGTATTAATTGGATCAAGAAATCAGAAAAACAAAATTGAAAGATTAATTACTGATAAAGGAAATGTATTTAATTTAGCAGGTGAATTGAATTTAAATGAGATTCCAAGTTTATTAAAATACGCAAAATTATTTATTGGTATGGATTCAGGTATGACTCACCTTGCGCTTAAGTTAAATACTCCACTCATTTCAATTATTGGTGGAGGTGAGTTTGGCAGATTTTTTCCGTTCAAATCTACAAATAAAGTAAAATATCTCTATAATAAAATGGATTGTTTTCTATGTCACTGGGAATGTATTAAAAGTGAAATGTTTTGTTTAATTGAGATTACTCCACAAATAGTAATTAACGAAGTAAAAAAAATTTTGTTGGAAAGACATGCTGTTTAA
- a CDS encoding peptidoglycan DD-metalloendopeptidase family protein, which yields MVKKVLLIFLLIPLLIFSQDENKIGDKSSELKNIQNQIQSLEGELSELAKKEKNNLSVLKKLDQQNLLLNKSIKKLEKEEKQKEQNISELNYQIQKHKSRIKALQKEYGSYLVWIYKQGDNSTLKYLFNSDSFNQLLIRYKYLDYVHKESEKNVNELRDNQIKLNEAKNLVETELSEKVKLKNQKSSEQNVLNKKREDKKVLLASLKKDKKNVNVEIEEKRKIEIKIKKMIADLIEKEREKERQLRTAKLKGEIKDYDFDFNYSSFQNFAQLKGVLSWPIKSPKVGRNFGENKNDKTKTVTLNYGIDIIAKDDSEVYAVAEGVVSAIEWIPGYGSVLIITHRDNYRTVYGHITDISVLEGNKVKAGDYIGKVNESLEGNILHFEIWNERNYQNPQEWLVKK from the coding sequence ATGGTAAAAAAAGTTCTCCTAATATTTTTATTAATTCCGTTACTCATATTTAGTCAAGATGAAAATAAAATTGGTGACAAAAGTAGTGAGTTGAAAAACATACAAAACCAAATCCAATCTCTTGAAGGTGAACTTTCCGAATTAGCAAAAAAAGAAAAAAATAATCTTTCAGTTTTAAAAAAGTTAGATCAGCAGAATTTACTTTTGAATAAAAGTATAAAAAAACTTGAGAAGGAAGAAAAGCAAAAAGAGCAAAATATTTCTGAACTAAATTATCAGATTCAAAAACACAAATCACGAATTAAAGCATTGCAGAAAGAATATGGTAGTTATTTAGTTTGGATTTATAAACAAGGTGATAATTCTACACTGAAATATTTATTCAATTCAGATTCGTTCAATCAACTTTTAATTCGCTATAAATATTTGGATTACGTTCATAAGGAAAGTGAAAAAAATGTAAATGAATTGCGTGATAATCAGATAAAATTGAATGAAGCGAAAAATTTAGTTGAAACAGAACTTTCTGAAAAAGTAAAATTGAAAAATCAGAAATCATCTGAACAAAATGTTTTAAACAAAAAAAGAGAAGATAAAAAAGTTTTATTAGCTTCGTTAAAAAAAGATAAAAAAAATGTAAATGTTGAAATTGAAGAAAAAAGAAAAATTGAGATCAAAATAAAAAAAATGATTGCAGATTTAATTGAAAAGGAAAGAGAAAAGGAAAGACAATTACGTACTGCAAAATTGAAGGGTGAAATTAAAGATTATGATTTTGATTTCAATTACAGCAGTTTCCAAAATTTTGCACAACTAAAAGGTGTTTTAAGCTGGCCGATTAAATCTCCAAAAGTTGGAAGAAATTTTGGTGAAAACAAAAATGATAAAACAAAAACCGTAACATTAAATTACGGAATTGATATTATTGCAAAAGACGATAGTGAAGTATATGCCGTTGCAGAAGGTGTTGTAAGCGCAATTGAATGGATTCCGGGTTATGGAAGTGTTTTAATAATTACACACAGAGATAACTACAGAACAGTTTACGGTCATATTACAGATATAAGCGTTTTGGAAGGAAATAAAGTTAAAGCCGGCGATTATATTGGAAAAGTAAATGAAAGTCTTGAAGGAAATATTCTGCATTTTGAAATTTGGAATGAAAGAAATTATCAAAATCCGCAAGAATGGCTTGTGAAAAAATAG